One region of Chanodichthys erythropterus isolate Z2021 chromosome 17, ASM2448905v1, whole genome shotgun sequence genomic DNA includes:
- the LOC137004970 gene encoding olfactory receptor 1E16-like isoform X2 yields MSLSQNISIVHPDFFITGLTGTPYSTYFYIFLFIIYFISIIGNSIVILIIALHRSLHSPMYIGVFNLALADIGESNALIPNMMKIFFSDSQYISYNDCLANMFFVNFFITVQTYTLVVLAFDRFIAICLPLRYNAIVNNKFMAILFSVIWAFNTFLVTLSTSLMTRLSFCKSNVVESWYCDYGRLLRLPCNDSSINNVIAIIITAFFLVAPPFIIVMSYLGIFIALCKITTWEGRFKALKTCVSHLLAVGSFFLPILCNMIAAPSINARIISGSLSFALPPMLNPIIYVLNTAKIKDLIRKVLNNRSAPIRGNVLKMKQ; encoded by the coding sequence ATGAGTTTATCCCAGAATATCTCGATTGTTCATCCAGACTTTTTCATCACTGGGCTTACAGGTACACCATACAGCACTTATTTCTATATATTcttatttatcatatattttatttctataattGGGAACTCGATAGTCATTCTCATTATAGCTCTTCACCGGAGCCTGCACAGTCCAATGTACATTGGTGTGTTTAACTTGGCCTTGGCTGATATTGGTGAAAGTAATGCACTGATCCCTAACAtgatgaagatttttttttcggACTCACAGTACATCTCATATAATGATTGTTTGgcaaacatgttttttgtgAACTTCTTTATTACTGTGCAGACTTACACTCTTGTTGTTCTGGCATTTGATCGTTTCATTGCAATCTGTTTGCCACTAAGATATAATGCTATAGTGAATAATAAGTTCATGGCTATATTGTTTTCAGTAATATGGGCATTTAACACCTTTCTTGTAACACTGTCAACATCTTTGATGACCAGACTTTCATTCTGTAAATCCAACGTGGTAGAGAGTTGGTATTGTGACTATGGAAGATTGTTGAGGCTGCCATGCAATGACAGTAGCATTAATAATGTTATAGCAATCATCATTACTGCTTTTTTCCTTGTAGCACCACCATTCATTATAGTCATGTCATATCTGGGCATTTTTATTGctttatgtaaaattacaacTTGGGAAGGACGTTTTAAAGCACTGAAGACCTGTGTTTCTCACCTTTTGGCAGTTGGATCATTCTTTCTTCCCATATTATGCAATATGATTGCTGCACCTTCTATCAATGCCAGGATCATCAGCGGATCTCTTTCATTTGCTCTTCCACCAATGCTAAATCCCatcatttatgttttaaacaCAGCTAAAATCAAAGACTTAATCCGAAAAGTGCTTAACAACAGATCTGCACCAATTAGAGGGAAT
- the LOC137004970 gene encoding olfactory receptor 1E16-like isoform X1 produces MYMLNSSLSQNISIVHPDFFITGLTGTPYSTYFYIFLFIIYFISIIGNSIVILIIALHRSLHSPMYIGVFNLALADIGESNALIPNMMKIFFSDSQYISYNDCLANMFFVNFFITVQTYTLVVLAFDRFIAICLPLRYNAIVNNKFMAILFSVIWAFNTFLVTLSTSLMTRLSFCKSNVVESWYCDYGRLLRLPCNDSSINNVIAIIITAFFLVAPPFIIVMSYLGIFIALCKITTWEGRFKALKTCVSHLLAVGSFFLPILCNMIAAPSINARIISGSLSFALPPMLNPIIYVLNTAKIKDLIRKVLNNRSAPIRGNVSK; encoded by the exons atgtacatgctaaacagctc TTTATCCCAGAATATCTCGATTGTTCATCCAGACTTTTTCATCACTGGGCTTACAGGTACACCATACAGCACTTATTTCTATATATTcttatttatcatatattttatttctataattGGGAACTCGATAGTCATTCTCATTATAGCTCTTCACCGGAGCCTGCACAGTCCAATGTACATTGGTGTGTTTAACTTGGCCTTGGCTGATATTGGTGAAAGTAATGCACTGATCCCTAACAtgatgaagatttttttttcggACTCACAGTACATCTCATATAATGATTGTTTGgcaaacatgttttttgtgAACTTCTTTATTACTGTGCAGACTTACACTCTTGTTGTTCTGGCATTTGATCGTTTCATTGCAATCTGTTTGCCACTAAGATATAATGCTATAGTGAATAATAAGTTCATGGCTATATTGTTTTCAGTAATATGGGCATTTAACACCTTTCTTGTAACACTGTCAACATCTTTGATGACCAGACTTTCATTCTGTAAATCCAACGTGGTAGAGAGTTGGTATTGTGACTATGGAAGATTGTTGAGGCTGCCATGCAATGACAGTAGCATTAATAATGTTATAGCAATCATCATTACTGCTTTTTTCCTTGTAGCACCACCATTCATTATAGTCATGTCATATCTGGGCATTTTTATTGctttatgtaaaattacaacTTGGGAAGGACGTTTTAAAGCACTGAAGACCTGTGTTTCTCACCTTTTGGCAGTTGGATCATTCTTTCTTCCCATATTATGCAATATGATTGCTGCACCTTCTATCAATGCCAGGATCATCAGCGGATCTCTTTCATTTGCTCTTCCACCAATGCTAAATCCCatcatttatgttttaaacaCAGCTAAAATCAAAGACTTAATCCGAAAAGTGCTTAACAACAGATCTGCACCAATTAGAGGGAATGTTTCAAAATGA